A region of the Cryptococcus neoformans var. neoformans B-3501A chromosome 6, whole genome shotgun sequence genome:
AACCACCTTTTTTGCTGAGCGAGCAAATCCCTGCGGCTGGTTTCGGGGCAGTCGGCCTTGCTCCCGGGCGCATTCTTGAGCGGGGAGAATTCTTCGGCACGGTCGACTTCGAGTACACAGAGACTCTTGGTGAATGGGAAGACGTCAAAGACGAAAAGCTCAAGTTTCATGCCGTTGGGCTCAGAAGGCTTGATAAGCTCGCCAGTGGAAAGGTCGACGGTGGGGATCTTCTTTCGAGCAATGTGGAACGCCATGTGcttttccatttcttcaacTGACTCGAGGAAGGCGGTGGTATAAAAGTGGTTTGCAATGTTGGCAGCACGGAAAGCCAGCTGACCGTCCGCAGTCCTCTGCTcggccttttccttgctcagCTCAGAGTACTCCACCACGGCAAAAGCGTTACCCTTGGCCGCGAGGACACCCACACTCTCTGTGGGGATGGTCTTGCGCACAACCTTGGCACCGGCCGAGGCATTGCGAGACAAGCAGCAGCCAATGAAGACGGGGTCGGCAACACGGACGAGGCAGTTGTCGACGCAGTAGGCGTGGACGTATTGGACATTGTGCTCGCGGAGATCGGAGAGGACGGTGCGGGAGGATGAGGGGGAGAGAGGGCGACGGAGGGCGGCGTAGAGACCACCGTTACCGTCGGGAGCAACGGATACAGAGCTAGgtgttgaaagaagaagcttgccGTCGTTGTCAAGGGCGGGGAGTACGCCTGTGGCATGTTAGTTGTTTGCTtcaaggagatggataatCACAAAGACTTGCCTTGCTCAAAAAAGATgacattttcttctctcaacCCAAAGAAGCCTTTCGCCTTGAAGTACTTTTCCGTCTCGACCCGGGTGGGACCACTGGTCATCACGTACCACCGAATGGTGACACtacccttctccttgcccgccttttcttccgccAGCCTCTCGAGCTTGCAGATCCTCTTGGCCTGGTATTCGAACAAAGTCTGTCCACTGGGCAACTTGATATCGTACAGTCCCTTGGGGAGCGCAGAGCCGAGACGGGTGCCCTGTCCACCGGCCATGAGGAGGACGGCGACCTGGTTGTCGGCAATCGCCTTCAAACCGGCGTCGCGCCATTGAGCTTCTTCGGAAGCGTTGTTAAGCACAGTCGCGCATGCCTCCTCAGGCAAGGGCATggcctcctccttgatGGGCAAGGAACCCTGGACAGTCTCGTTGCCTACAAGGTTACCGTTCGCGCCTTCGCCGATGTGGTTCGGCTGTCCGCCGCCAAAGATGTTGCTGTTCTCCTTGGACGGCGTGAGGGCTTCAGCAGCGGCGATCGCTGTGGAGTAGATACGGTTGACGCGGTGGACGTCGATGGAGGCGAGCTGGCCGAGCAAGGCGGCCTGGTCGGAGGGCGAGAGCGAGTCGTAGAATGCGAATACATGGGCCTGGTTGGCGGCGGCGTACAGGTCTCTGAGGTGGGCGAGGAGCGCAGGGTCTGGTGCTGGCTGGACGGTCATGGTGCTGTGGACGGGCGCAAAGTGGACGACGGACGAGAAAGCTgcagagaagatgggaatgCAGTGTTGTGGGTCGGGCCGAGTGTTTGTGTCGGCTGATTCTTTTAAAGTTCTTTTTCTGACGCGCCTTAATTACAAACATGTGCGACTCCCCCGCCCCAGGCCCCGTCGCATGCCGCCAAGCCACGTGGCACCAATCCAATATCGGGAGTCACTTTACGTAAACACAGCCAAATGATCACATGGAAAAGACTGTGGACCAGGTCCGGACCTAAAAGACTGAGTCTAAAGACTACTATGGGACCGGTCTCTGGTGGTTCGTTCCTCGGTCCTCGACTTTAAGAAAAGCAAAGACCGGTCCGGACCAACTAACCACCGTAATAAGGCCTGTTTTGGGGCAAGCACTCACATAATTATGTATTTGATATCCCTAACTCATAAGCCTCCCACAGTACTCTAGTATACTGCTACATGACTGCCGACTATATGAGTATCAACTACACGAGCGCCGAAGCCATTGCTGCTGCCAATGCAGAGTTTCCACCTGGCCAGTTCTCGCGAGGCTAAGCACGTCTGCGACTCCATCTCCGACCCTTCCCCTTGCTGCTCTCGTATCAACCTCATCCCCGAACACTCTATCATCCAGCAGCAACGGAGAAGACACCAACATCGCGGATCTTACTGATGGCGATGACGATGTGGCGGAGACTCCAGGGAAGGGCGATCAAGAAGCCGACGATGACCAGGACCAGGACCAGGACCAGGGAGGGTAATGGATAATCAGCTGTTACGCCCATGTTCTCGGACTGGCTGAAGGCCGTCTACTCAACAGCATAGACAAGGGTATTGCGCCGGACTCGATAGCGACGATCGATCAAGCGATGCAGCAAACTGAAGCACCTGGCCGAAATGAAGAGACCGAGGCAGAGAGTTTGCCCGAGCCAGAAGTTCCTCAAgaaccttcttcaaccaaGGACCTCCCTCCTTTGTTCGACAAAATCCGTAAGATTTCTGTAAAGGTTTGTACAGGATGTCCAGATGATGAGTAATAT
Encoded here:
- a CDS encoding hypothetical protein (HMMPfam hit to UDPGP, UTP--glucose-1-phosphate uridylyltransferase, score: 75.5, E(): 1.6e-20), which encodes MTVQPAPDPALLAHLRDLYAAANQAHVFAFYDSLSPSDQAALLGQLASIDVHRVNRIYSTAIAAAEALTPSKENSNIFGGGQPNHIGEGANGNLVGNETVQGSLPIKEEAMPLPEEACATVLNNASEEAQWRDAGLKAIADNQVAVLLMAGGQGTRLGSALPKGLYDIKLPSGQTLFEYQAKRICKLERLAEEKAGKEKGSVTIRWYVMTSGPTRVETEKYFKAKGFFGLREENVIFFEQGVLPALDNDGKLLLSTPSSVSVAPDGNGGLYAALRRPLSPSSSRTVLSDLREHNVQYVHAYCVDNCLVRVADPVFIGCCLSRNASAGAKVVRKTIPTESVGVLAAKGNAFAVVEYSELSKEKAEQRTADGQLAFRAANIANHFYTTAFLESVEEMEKHMAFHIARKKIPTVDLSTGELIKPSEPNGMKLELFVFDVFPFTKSLCVLEVDRAEEFSPLKNAPGSKADCPETSRRDLLAQQKRWLIASGAEVADDVEIEVSPEVSYAGEGLNWIEGKKFTKSGVLKGRNDLEKLTA